A region of the Candidatus Bathyarchaeum sp. genome:
TAGGGCTAAGTTTTGGGCGATATGTCCGCAATCTAAGTAAATGTAACGGTATGCTCGTTGTTTGTATTTCCATTTTGATCGATTGAAAACTGCGGACCATATAATCACTACAGCAGCCCTAGAGAGCATTGATTGTCCTAAACAAGATGTTGTGAGGTTTGTTGAGAAATCTCCATGTTTTAGTTCTTCTAGTACATGTGATTTGATGTTGTAGTGATACAAGCCAACCGGCAGGTTTTCCACTTTTTTTGCAAACAAGTATGTTTCAATGGGGTACAGTGCTCCAGCAGAAGGGGCGTTACGGAATTGGTAACCGTTTTGTTTTCTTTGAATTCCTGTAGATGCCCACAAAAGATAGGTTAGCTGTTCAAGGGTTAGGTTTTTTTCAGAAAAATTGCGAACACTTTTTCGAGCTCGTATGGTTTCATCAACGCAAAGAGTTGGAAAATGCTCCAAAAAGGGGAGATTAACTTTTTTGTTATCAGGGTATTGCTTGTAGGTGTCAGGTTTGTTTGTCCAGTCTAAGTAGCCACCAGTCATTTTGTTTCGATCATATTTTGTAGTTGATTGAAAGTTGTCCCCAACATTGTTTTGCAAAAAGACTCCTCTGTAATGTAAAATCAGGTAACGTCATATACAGTTTGCCCTTTTAGGCAATCTGTTTGTCAAGATGTTTTGTTACAGAAAATTTGTAGTTTTCATCGAGGGTGAAGAAAAAAAAATTTTCCGTTATCGGCTGAGCATCCACAAGGTAAAGTTTTGAGTTGTTTAAAATTAAATGTGGTCACCCCATGTACTAAAGTCCCTTGGGCACCACATTTTTTGCAGGCATAAAATATGTTTGATTTTGTTTGACTCATGTTATTATCCCATTTAGACAACTTTGATTTTGTAATTTGCGCTTCTTGTTGGTTTGCAGTTTTGTTTTCCGGAGAATTTTGAATAAATTTCTACCGAGTTATCCCACCAGTCACCGGGATGTGCTTTCCATTCAATACTGAAACTGCCATCTTCTGCTGTGGAGCCGGAAATTAAGATTTTATCGGGTAAGAATGATCGGTCATATTCTATAATGTCGATTGTTGCGTTTTTTATTCCTTCTCCAGTTTTGTTGTTGATTAGCCATCCTTCAAAGGTTACCACAGAACCTGATTCTGCAACATTTGGTGGAGCCATCATGGCGATTCCGGTTGTTTCAGTGTGTTCGCATTGTTCAATTTTTTTTGGGGCTACAGTATTTTCTTGTGTTGTGGTTAAATCAACTATCTGGGCGTCACAGCTGTTTTTTACTGCTTCAATTCCTTTTTTGCAGCCTTGTTTGCTGTTGTATGCTTCGCTGGATCCGATGATTTGTCCGTTGGCTGCAATTAGGTTAAATCGAAATTTTAGATCCACGTCTACAAAGATTTCATATTTTGGGTTGTTAATTTTTTGTCCAAGGGTTTTGTCTTCCACATTGGCTTGGCAGTTTTGTTGTATGGATTTTACGCCGTTTATGCAGTTGGTTTTGTTTTCGTAAGCTTCACTTACGACAACTATTTTGTTGTTTGCAGATTTTAGTCTGAATCTGTATTTTTCTTGTATGTCTTTGTAGATTTGATATTTTGCACTCAAAGAAATGTTCCTCATCTATATTATCGGATTATCAACGGTTAAAGATTGCCTTAATAGCTTGATTTTGATAAAATACGAAAGAGATCATTGTTGATTATTTCATCAAGAAATGGTTTTTCAGTTTTTTGTTGTATTAAATGGTTCAGGTAAACTGTAATTAGGTACATCTGCATAATATTTAGTGAGGTTTTTGAAATGAGTGTTGTGAAAGTTATTGAATTGATTGGCTGTTCTCCTACAAGTTGGCAAGAAGCAACAAAAAACGCCCTCGCAGAGGCTGCAAAGACAATAAAAAACATCAAATCAATCTACGTGAAAGCAGTCAGTGCTAACGTGGAAAACAACAAAATCGTTGAATACAAAGCAAACGTGAAAATATCTTTTGTCGTAGATCAAGCACTATAAAGTTAGGAACGTTTTTCCTAATCTTTTTCTTTTTTTGTGATTTTTTGGCTTTATTTTTTTGCGATTTTTTCGATAATATTCAGGGGTATGTTTAAAATTTTGGCTAAAGGTCCAAGGGATTTAATGAGTTCCTTCAGGGTTAGTGTGTCGGTTTTTGTTATAGCACCGATCAGTGGTGTGATGATTATGTATGAGATGAAATAGATTATTGCACCCAAGGCTAATAGTATAAAGTCAGGTAATTGGAGAAAAGAAATTGCAGTGTAGGTTAATACGGCACAGAAAGAGGATGAAGCGATTATCTTGACTGATGATTTGTAGTTTATTGTGGCGTTGTATGCTTTTTTGATCCACCATGTTGAAATTATTAGGTAAGGCAGGGCTGAGATTAGGATTGTTGAGATTAATCCCATTACTCCAAAGATGGGGATTAAGATGAAAGCTAAAACTAATCCGAGGATGGCGTTGATGATGCTTAGTTTTAGGTGTAGTTTTGTTTCTCCTTGGCTTTTGAGTAGGTTTGGGTTGCTTAGGTTTCCAAAGGCGGTGTATATGTATAATATTAGATAAAATGAAAGGTAAATAGGGCTTTGTTGGTATTTTCCGGGAAATAGTGTTGCTATTGCAGGTTGTGATAAGGACATTACCATGAAAGCTGCCGGGACTACGAGTAGTGATGCGTATTTTACTGAGCTTTGAAATGCGCTTTGCAGGGTTTGAGGTTCTTTTTTTGAATCGATTTTTGAAAAGGCTGGGAATAGAAGGGTTTGAACAGGGGTTACAAAAAATGCTACGATAACTGTGAAGTTTAGGGCTAGGTTGTAGTTTCCAACTGTCTGATTTGATAAGTAGATGGCTATTAAAAATGAGTAGATTTGGGTAGCGAAACTTCCAAAGATCATTGATGCAGAAATGGGCAGGCCGTATTGGAACATTTGTTTTAGAGTGCTTAATAATTGAAGTTTTGTGTTTTGTAGATTTATTTTTTTGTAGATTTTAAAATATAATAAAGCAGTTGCAACAAATCCAACTATCAAATAAGATAAGCTATGTCCAAGTAGGGCTCCAAAAACTCCAAAGTTTGATAGAACTAAGCTGATCATTAAGATGGCTTTGATGCTGGATTGTATGATCAGGCTTATGCTCTGGTAGTGCATTTTTTCGTATCCGACAAAGGCTGACTCTGATGCTTTGAACAGGGCAGTTCCAAATATGGACAGGGATGCAATTTGGACAAGTGAGGTTATGTCAGGTCGGTTGAGGATGTGTGTTGCAATGTATCCGGATAGGAAATAGGAAATTATTGTTAGTAATATTCCCATTAAAAATTCGAAGGTGATTGTTACTGTTAAGATGTTTTTTAGTTTTTCGGGGTTATTTTGATGTTTGTATTGGGCAGTGTATTTTATTGTGGCCTGATCGATGCCCATGTCGCGGATTATTTGGATCAGGTTTGGTGCTAATAGGGCTATTCCGACTAGGCCGTATTCTCCTTCTTGCAGGATTCCGGCTACTACCATTACAGATATCGAAGATATTATGGACGAGAGGGCTACACCCCAAAAAAGGTGAAATCCGCCTTTTGATGAAGCTTTAGCCAAGTTTATAGCATTACTCAAAGTAGCCCGTCTCCATGAATGTTTGTTTTATCAAGTTTATAGAAGGCTACTTATTTAATTTGATGATAATAAGATGTGTTAACTGGGAAGTTTTAGAGTTTTATCTGGCCTCAAAGTTGTTATCTGTGCTGGATTTTGTTGCAAGTTTTGTTGCTGGTTTACAGGCAGACGATTTTCAGGTTAAAGTTTGTTAATGTGTTCAAAATTGGTGGATAAAATTCGATAAGATTATGTATCTGGGATGATTCAGATTTGTTGTTTGTTATTGCGAGATGAGTTTAAGTGCCGTTTAATCATTATGTTCTTTCAGCTAATTTGTTGAGTAGATTGAAAGAGGTAAAGTGTAGCATCTGTGGAGTAAAATTAAAGATTGGAGATTTTATTCATTCCAAATCGGGTAAAAGAAATCCTCATTATTGTGAAAGCTGCTACCAGCAGAATTTTGGTTAGTTGTTGTTTGGCCAGTTAAAAACAATGTTTTGGTCGTTTGCTCATCTTTCGTTTTTTGTTTGGTTTGTTTGGGGTTAGAACGTAAAAAGAAGTTTACTTTGGGTTGTTGATGTTTTGTTGTTTTCAGTAGCTGTTGTAGTCTCTGTTTTATGAGATGGTTAAAGAAGCTGGTTTTGTTGGTTGTTATTTGTGGGTTTTTAGGTTTATTACAAAATGGTAATGTTCAAAAGGGTCCAATTCCCTTTGTTTGTTGAGCAAATTTATGATGGATGATAATTGGCAAGATGTTTCTCAGCTCAGTGAAAGAGATTTTGATGTTATTGAAGTGATTGGGGTAGAGGATCTTGTGTGTTTTACGTTTGAGGGTTTAAAAAGAAGGCTAAAGATTCATCCAGAGACCCTTTCAAGAACGCTTATTCGTTTAGTTCAGGATCAAGTGATCAAGAAAGTGGATAACGGTTATTGTTTAACTGAAAAAGGAAAGCAGTTGCTACAAAGGCAAGATAAAGCTGATGTGGGAAACGAGGTTCCGGTTCTTCAGTCTTTTTTGCCTCCTGATTTTCAGAGTAGTAAATTGATTAGTTCCCTTGAGGGCAAATGGTTTGGTAATCTTCGTTGGTTGGGTTACAGTAAATCAAAGGATGATGTAACCTTAAAGTGGATTACAAGCGATGGAGAAATTGTTGTCAGCGTAGTTTTAACCAAGGGGGCGTTTTATGTTTATTCAAAAACGATTTCTGAAGGGGATGTTTCCTTGGCGATTAATGTGGCCTATCAGCTCATGGGACAGGTTACAAAGCTAATTTCAAAGGTTGATCACAACTAGAAAGCAGTTTGATGTGACTAAGTTTTTTGATTCTTCATCAACAAAAACAGGCAACGCCTTAGAAATTGTATAGGAAGAATGGAGAAACCCAACATGAGTTTTAATGCAAAAGATTTTGCTGAAATTGGTGATTTTTTTTATCCCTTAAAACCAAGTGAGCCTTCACAGCCAGTTAGACCTTTGCCTTCTTTGCCTCAGCTTGCGTTAATTTATTATAAAGAGCGTAGCAGTGATTTTTGTTTAGCAATTTGAACTGTGAATTGTTGTTGGCATTAGATTTTTAGTTAATAGTTGTGCAGACAATCACAAAGTGGCTGGTCTGTTCTTTTTTCATAGGTTTTGTTCTTTTGTTGAGTGGTATTTAGTTGCAAATATTTTGGTCTCTTTTTTGATGAATTTATGAAGGATTCCAATGGGCATCTAAAAATGTGTATAATCGGGGGGTTGGGTGAAAACGTGGATTGGTTGTGTTAATTTGTTTTTTGTGGTGTTTTGTGATTTTTGTCATGTCAAACTATTGTTGGGGTTTAAGCTGATGTTGTATCATTATTCGGGGCAGTAAGGTCCTTTAGTTGTTTTTTAGTGTGGAAATTATTTGGGTTGCGATTTCGATTAGGGGTTTGTATTTGTTGTTGGCTTTGTCTCCAGAAAATGTGGGGGTTGAAGTTTTTTTGGGATGAACTATGCTTTTTACGGCTTTTTGGATTTTGTTGATTTCTGTGTATTCTTTAGAGTTTATTTCGTGAAGTGTATAAAGAAGCAGGGTTATTTGGTTCAGGGATAGGCTTTCTATCTTTTTGTGGAGTTTGATTTTTCGATGTTTTAAGATTTTTTGTATTTTTATTTTTGCGTGTTTTTCTATGTATAGTTCGGATAGTATGATTGCTGGTTTCCAGTCGATTTTGTTTGAGTTTAGGGCCATCTCGGAAAGGATTTGAAGTTCGTTTTCTTCGCTAAAAGCAGGGTCTTGTTCATAGGACATGTTGTTTTTTCACCAATGTATGATTTGTTGTGGGGATGTCATAAATTTTATTTTTGTGGGAAGAATTATTGTGGTTGCGGTCTATTTTGTTGCAGGTTTTTGAGTTTGTTTTGCAGTTCTGTAATTTTTTCTGTAGTCAGGTCATCAATTATTTTTTCGATTTCAAGTACGAATTTTTTGGTTTTCTTTATGATTTGTTTTAGGTCTACTTGTATTTCCTGAGTGTAATATTGCATTTCCACGCGGTCTTTTTTGGAATTTCTTAGATCTTTTAGGAGTTCACTGGAGATGGAGTCGCAGAATATGTGTTCAAACAGGGTTATTGTGCAGTCATGTATTTCTGATTTGACTCCGATCTTTGAGAGTGATGAATAAGCTGCAAAATATTTGGCGTAGTAGCTGGCGGATACTGCCCAGTCAGTTAGCCCTGCTTGGGCGTTGATTTCCATAGATTTCAGTGCGTTTTCGGCTTTTTTGTGGTATGCCTTCGCCAAATTTTCGGAGGGTGTGACTAATCTTATGCCTTTGGGTTGTTTTAGACACCAGTTTAGGCGTTGCTTAGGGTTTTGCATAGTATAGCCACATGGCGTTACATATTATGTCTATGCCTTTAAGAATGATGTGATTGGCAACAATTTCAAGAATTAATGGGTCATTGTTTTGTAGTCCTTTTAAGAATTTTTCTTTGGTGGTGACTTTGATGTTTATTTCTCGGTCCATTAACTGGCCTGTTTCTTGGATTGCATCTAAATCAGGTTTTATGTCGCTTATGATGAGCAAGTCTATGTCGCTTTCGGGGGTCATCTCGTTTTTGGCGAAGCTGCCAAAGATCAGAGCGCTGTCTTCTATTTTGTCGTTTATTTCGTTGATGAGTTTTTTTATCTCAAAGTTCTTGTCAAGGTAGGTAATTGTTGCATAGGTTTCTGTGAGAATCATATAGTATTTTGTTAGGTAGTTGTTGAGGTTC
Encoded here:
- a CDS encoding nucleotidyltransferase domain-containing protein, whose product is MMKKYNINQTTLLILGLYKNNYATSLHLREIARQTHIDVKAVQLQLKKLEKLNVTKSIQKGRNKNYSLNLNNYLTKYYMILTETYATITYLDKNFEIKKLINEINDKIEDSALIFGSFAKNEMTPESDIDLLIISDIKPDLDAIQETGQLMDREINIKVTTKEKFLKGLQNNDPLILEIVANHIILKGIDIICNAMWLYYAKP
- a CDS encoding flippase; amino-acid sequence: MSNAINLAKASSKGGFHLFWGVALSSIISSISVMVVAGILQEGEYGLVGIALLAPNLIQIIRDMGIDQATIKYTAQYKHQNNPEKLKNILTVTITFEFLMGILLTIISYFLSGYIATHILNRPDITSLVQIASLSIFGTALFKASESAFVGYEKMHYQSISLIIQSSIKAILMISLVLSNFGVFGALLGHSLSYLIVGFVATALLYFKIYKKINLQNTKLQLLSTLKQMFQYGLPISASMIFGSFATQIYSFLIAIYLSNQTVGNYNLALNFTVIVAFFVTPVQTLLFPAFSKIDSKKEPQTLQSAFQSSVKYASLLVVPAAFMVMSLSQPAIATLFPGKYQQSPIYLSFYLILYIYTAFGNLSNPNLLKSQGETKLHLKLSIINAILGLVLAFILIPIFGVMGLISTILISALPYLIISTWWIKKAYNATINYKSSVKIIASSSFCAVLTYTAISFLQLPDFILLALGAIIYFISYIIITPLIGAITKTDTLTLKELIKSLGPLAKILNIPLNIIEKIAKK
- a CDS encoding HEPN domain-containing protein — its product is MQNPKQRLNWCLKQPKGIRLVTPSENLAKAYHKKAENALKSMEINAQAGLTDWAVSASYYAKYFAAYSSLSKIGVKSEIHDCTITLFEHIFCDSISSELLKDLRNSKKDRVEMQYYTQEIQVDLKQIIKKTKKFVLEIEKIIDDLTTEKITELQNKLKNLQQNRPQPQ
- a CDS encoding SagB/ThcOx family dehydrogenase is translated as MQNNVGDNFQSTTKYDRNKMTGGYLDWTNKPDTYKQYPDNKKVNLPFLEHFPTLCVDETIRARKSVRNFSEKNLTLEQLTYLLWASTGIQRKQNGYQFRNAPSAGALYPIETYLFAKKVENLPVGLYHYNIKSHVLEELKHGDFSTNLTTSCLGQSMLSRAAVVIIWSAVFNRSKWKYKQRAYRYIYLDCGHIAQNLALTATSTGLGSCQIGAFYDDEINNLIDLDGTQESTIYLSAVGYPL
- a CDS encoding dodecin family protein is translated as MSVVKVIELIGCSPTSWQEATKNALAEAAKTIKNIKSIYVKAVSANVENNKIVEYKANVKISFVVDQAL
- a CDS encoding YegP family protein, with protein sequence MSAKYQIYKDIQEKYRFRLKSANNKIVVVSEAYENKTNCINGVKSIQQNCQANVEDKTLGQKINNPKYEIFVDVDLKFRFNLIAANGQIIGSSEAYNSKQGCKKGIEAVKNSCDAQIVDLTTTQENTVAPKKIEQCEHTETTGIAMMAPPNVAESGSVVTFEGWLINNKTGEGIKNATIDIIEYDRSFLPDKILISGSTAEDGSFSIEWKAHPGDWWDNSVEIYSKFSGKQNCKPTRSANYKIKVV